The Niallia alba genome includes a window with the following:
- a CDS encoding PspA/IM30 family protein: MTNLLERIKNTVMADINHLLDKKEDKNPLALLNQYVRECEKETDKVKKLLERQYKLKEEFSKELHQAEEMAEKRKRQAEVASKAGEEELSAYAQQEQAHFEERVVRLAESLKNTEQQLREIETKYMDMKHKLKDMKIRQMELMAKENITKAHHTMNKVLEEKQVNPTNQARFNEMEQYIDKLEEKINTEYFKQTMDEKLAALEKNQLKKEDDSISL; encoded by the coding sequence ATGACAAATTTATTAGAAAGAATAAAAAATACAGTAATGGCAGACATTAATCATTTATTAGATAAGAAGGAAGACAAAAATCCACTTGCTCTTTTGAATCAATACGTAAGAGAATGTGAAAAAGAAACAGATAAAGTAAAAAAACTGTTGGAAAGACAATATAAATTAAAAGAAGAATTTTCTAAAGAATTACACCAAGCTGAAGAAATGGCAGAGAAAAGAAAAAGACAGGCTGAGGTTGCAAGCAAAGCTGGTGAAGAGGAACTTTCTGCATATGCCCAACAGGAACAAGCTCATTTTGAAGAAAGAGTAGTACGTTTAGCAGAATCACTAAAAAATACAGAGCAGCAATTGCGTGAAATAGAAACAAAATATATGGACATGAAGCATAAATTAAAAGATATGAAAATACGTCAAATGGAGCTAATGGCAAAAGAAAATATAACAAAAGCACACCATACGATGAATAAAGTTTTAGAAGAAAAACAAGTAAATCCAACAAATCAAGCACGCTTTAACGAAATGGAACAATATATAGATAAGTTAGAAGAAAAAATAAATACAGAATACTTTAAACAAACAATGGATGAAAAACTAGCAGCATTAGAGAAAAATCAGTTAAAAAAAGAAGATGACTCCATTTCCTTATAA
- the liaF gene encoding cell wall-active antibiotics response protein LiaF, protein MFKQLKDNYANWVYVVGGFLLLEIFVFNPGLIFSLLVSIGMIYIAKKSLKGGAGKILFWIGLLLLIVSVLNMVTVKIILLSILAYYIFQLFQKKNTTDIIKPIIRDKETVTHTEEPILKKKEIFTNSFYNRNVTPDHVYEWNDINIQCGITNTTVDLSYTVLPEGETVIMIKNIVGDVKVYIPYDMEVSINHSILFGSYHIFGEAEENVWNQNVSIRTADFDQAETRVKIFTSFIAGNLEVKRI, encoded by the coding sequence ATGTTTAAACAATTAAAAGATAATTATGCAAATTGGGTTTATGTTGTTGGGGGATTTTTGCTATTAGAAATCTTCGTCTTTAATCCAGGACTAATCTTTTCCCTTCTTGTTTCAATTGGCATGATCTATATAGCTAAGAAATCATTGAAAGGCGGAGCCGGAAAAATCCTTTTCTGGATTGGTCTCCTGCTTTTAATCGTTAGTGTTCTAAATATGGTTACAGTGAAGATTATATTATTATCAATCCTTGCCTATTATATTTTTCAATTATTTCAAAAAAAGAATACGACCGATATTATCAAGCCAATCATACGGGATAAGGAAACAGTAACACATACAGAAGAACCAATCTTAAAGAAAAAGGAAATATTTACTAATTCCTTTTATAATCGTAATGTCACACCAGATCATGTATATGAGTGGAATGATATAAACATTCAGTGTGGAATAACGAATACAACGGTAGATCTTAGCTATACTGTTTTACCAGAGGGAGAAACAGTCATTATGATAAAGAATATTGTAGGCGATGTAAAGGTATATATTCCCTATGATATGGAAGTCAGCATCAATCACTCTATTTTATTTGGTTCCTATCATATATTTGGAGAAGCAGAAGAGAATGTATGGAATCAAAATGTAAGCATTCGGACTGCTGATTTTGATCAGGCGGAAACAAGAGTGAAGATTTTTACCTCTTTTATAGCTGGTAACTTAGAGGTGAAAAGAATATGA
- a CDS encoding sensor histidine kinase gives MSIITRQILWGVCTSLFLLVFFSISYLVVFPPANWSALWKKEVMDVPFGLFLISVDITLGILIGYLSGVSWKKQIRSIEKTLHTMDKMEYYPVQPIGSTEELQSLSYRIIQLQNQLVEQTKLSQKLVNEKAEDQEVKVQSIIIAERNRLARELHDSVSQQLFAASMLLSAINETRPKTNDQESKQLQLVEETIQQSQLEMRALLLHLRPAALKGKSLKTGIIELLHELQQKVSLEIEMKLEDIDLDKGIEDHLFRILQESVSNTLRHAKANSLEIQLIQREAFVILRIIDDGVGFNVDKRKAGSYGLQNMHERAAEIGGVLKLISLENKGTRLEVKVPILEREEDTND, from the coding sequence ATGAGTATTATCACGAGACAAATTTTGTGGGGAGTCTGTACATCCCTTTTTTTACTTGTATTCTTTTCCATTAGCTATTTAGTTGTTTTTCCGCCTGCAAACTGGAGTGCTTTATGGAAAAAAGAAGTAATGGATGTTCCGTTTGGTTTATTTTTAATAAGTGTCGATATTACACTAGGTATCTTAATTGGTTATTTATCAGGGGTTTCCTGGAAAAAACAAATTCGTTCCATTGAAAAAACATTACATACAATGGATAAAATGGAGTATTATCCAGTCCAACCAATTGGCTCAACAGAGGAGCTCCAATCATTAAGCTATCGAATTATTCAACTACAAAATCAGTTAGTAGAACAAACCAAACTCTCTCAAAAACTCGTCAATGAGAAAGCAGAGGATCAAGAAGTGAAGGTTCAAAGTATTATTATTGCAGAGCGTAATCGTTTAGCAAGAGAACTACATGATTCCGTTAGTCAACAATTATTTGCTGCCTCCATGTTATTATCAGCAATTAATGAAACAAGGCCGAAAACGAATGATCAAGAGTCCAAGCAATTACAGCTAGTGGAGGAAACCATCCAACAGTCTCAATTAGAAATGAGGGCGTTATTGCTTCATTTACGGCCAGCCGCATTAAAAGGAAAATCTTTAAAAACAGGGATAATTGAATTATTACATGAATTGCAGCAAAAAGTATCCTTGGAAATAGAAATGAAATTAGAAGATATTGATTTGGATAAAGGGATTGAAGATCACCTTTTTCGGATTCTGCAGGAATCAGTATCCAACACATTAAGGCATGCGAAAGCAAATTCTTTAGAAATCCAGCTTATTCAGCGAGAGGCATTTGTCATCTTACGAATTATCGATGATGGTGTCGGCTTTAATGTAGACAAAAGAAAAGCGGGGTCTTACGGTCTGCAAAATATGCACGAAAGAGCAGCTGAGATTGGTGGAGTATTAAAATTAATTAGCTTGGAAAATAAAGGTACACGATTAGAAGTGAAAGTTCCAATTTTGGAAAGAGAGGAGGATACAAATGATTAG
- a CDS encoding response regulator: MIRVLLVDDHEMVRIGVSSYLSAQTDIEVVGEAENGSRAVELALELKPDVILMDLVMDEMDGIEATQKIVEAWDEAKIIIVTSFLDDEKVYPALQAGATSYMLKTSKASEIARAVRETFQGQIVLEPEVTDKMMSKMREKKSTPLHEELTAREMEILLLMAEGKSNQEIADQLFIALKTVKTHVSNILSKLQVQDRTQAVIYAFKHSLVE; this comes from the coding sequence ATGATTAGGGTATTACTAGTTGATGATCATGAAATGGTACGAATAGGGGTGTCGTCTTATTTATCCGCACAAACAGATATCGAAGTGGTCGGAGAAGCAGAAAATGGCAGCAGGGCAGTGGAGCTTGCTCTCGAATTAAAACCAGATGTGATTTTGATGGATTTAGTTATGGACGAAATGGATGGAATAGAAGCAACACAGAAAATTGTAGAAGCATGGGATGAAGCAAAAATTATAATTGTTACTAGTTTTCTTGATGATGAGAAGGTCTATCCTGCTTTACAGGCTGGTGCTACAAGCTATATGCTGAAAACATCGAAAGCAAGTGAAATAGCAAGAGCTGTACGAGAAACATTTCAAGGGCAAATAGTGTTAGAACCAGAAGTAACCGATAAAATGATGTCCAAAATGAGAGAAAAGAAATCTACCCCTCTACATGAGGAGTTAACTGCAAGAGAAATGGAGATTCTGTTATTAATGGCAGAGGGGAAAAGCAATCAGGAAATTGCAGACCAATTATTTATTGCCCTAAAAACAGTAAAAACGCATGTCAGCAATATACTAAGTAAATTGCAAGTGCAGGATCGTACCCAAGCTGTTATCTATGCATTTAAGCATTCTCTTGTAGAATAA
- a CDS encoding oligosaccharide flippase family protein: MSSFYKGTFLLIITAFFGECIEFIINMIMARELGEHGLGLFMTVLPTIFLIVLLATFELPTSISKFIAEKDSKHHLSMLQQVLKWTIIFTIFLTIIASIIIPFIPIFNSYHPLLKWLVILLLPIISFTSIARGYFMGKQQMGKIAASNFLKKIIQLGLLVFLFQWFSFDLNTSVLIAFFTIVGSDTVVLLYLLHMFFVQYQRIKKGKNESMSGKVIWKDLLSVSIPTTGLRIFHALTHAVHPFLIKGALVASGITAANATEQYGMLAGIAMTIGFFPAFISHSFMTMLIPTVSKAYVQRDYTKLQKLLQQVMIITAIYGTIAVGIFYFYADTLTMTFFHSSQAAIIVQLLWPYFLLHYFTIPMQAYLIGLGLLKDAVFHSVWSTTFSYAAIYYLGSLSQLQMSGIAIGMNLGAVILASLHYLTICKKIGISIWLTPVNKFH, encoded by the coding sequence ATGAGTTCATTTTATAAAGGGACCTTCTTATTAATTATCACAGCGTTTTTTGGCGAATGTATTGAATTCATTATTAATATGATAATGGCAAGGGAACTTGGAGAACACGGGTTAGGTTTATTTATGACCGTATTGCCTACTATCTTTCTCATTGTGCTGCTTGCTACCTTCGAATTGCCAACATCTATTTCGAAATTTATTGCGGAGAAAGATTCAAAGCATCATTTGTCGATGCTCCAACAAGTTTTAAAGTGGACCATCATCTTTACTATTTTTCTAACAATCATCGCATCTATCATCATACCTTTTATCCCTATTTTTAATTCCTATCATCCACTTTTAAAGTGGTTAGTCATTCTCCTATTGCCGATTATTTCCTTTACTTCTATTGCAAGAGGTTATTTCATGGGAAAACAGCAGATGGGGAAAATTGCAGCTTCTAACTTTCTCAAAAAAATTATCCAGTTAGGATTATTAGTCTTTTTGTTTCAGTGGTTTTCATTTGATTTAAATACCTCTGTATTGATTGCCTTTTTTACCATTGTCGGAAGTGATACAGTCGTATTATTGTACTTATTGCATATGTTTTTCGTTCAATATCAGCGGATTAAAAAAGGAAAAAATGAAAGCATGAGTGGCAAGGTTATTTGGAAGGATTTGTTATCTGTATCTATTCCGACAACAGGCCTTCGAATATTTCATGCTCTAACCCATGCCGTTCATCCCTTCTTAATTAAAGGGGCACTTGTAGCGTCAGGAATTACAGCTGCGAATGCAACGGAACAGTATGGAATGCTCGCCGGAATAGCGATGACAATTGGTTTTTTCCCAGCTTTTATATCCCATAGCTTTATGACGATGCTAATACCGACCGTTTCTAAGGCATATGTACAAAGGGATTATACAAAACTACAAAAATTACTGCAGCAAGTGATGATTATAACTGCAATTTATGGAACCATAGCTGTAGGAATTTTCTATTTTTACGCAGATACACTTACGATGACCTTTTTTCATTCTAGCCAGGCTGCGATAATTGTTCAGCTTTTATGGCCCTATTTTTTATTGCATTACTTCACGATCCCAATGCAAGCGTACTTAATTGGCTTAGGCTTGTTAAAGGATGCGGTTTTTCACAGTGTTTGGTCAACGACTTTCTCTTACGCAGCCATTTACTATTTAGGATCTTTAAGTCAGCTGCAAATGAGTGGAATTGCAATTGGGATGAATTTAGGAGCAGTTATTTTAGCATCGCTGCATTATTTAACGATATGTAAAAAGATAGGGATTTCAATCTGGTTGACACCAGTAAATAAATTTCATTAA
- a CDS encoding RNA polymerase sigma factor: protein MESLIDKKYLEENQEALFEEVVKEYGKSIYIYILSLVKHKELAEDLYQEVLISAYTSFGSFEDFQKVKSWLYKIALNKCRDYWRKEKTSKKFWEESVYTYARDTSVALEPEETLLSKCEKEEMIDTLEELPNMYKEPLLLFYYHNQTLVEISNHTKTPLSTVKTRMKRAKDQLKPKVMNKKIAYL from the coding sequence ATGGAATCCCTAATAGATAAAAAATATTTAGAGGAAAATCAAGAGGCGTTATTTGAAGAAGTAGTGAAAGAATACGGAAAATCAATCTATATTTATATATTATCACTAGTTAAACACAAAGAACTTGCAGAGGATTTGTATCAAGAAGTACTGATTTCAGCTTACACCTCTTTTGGAAGTTTTGAGGATTTTCAAAAAGTGAAAAGCTGGTTATATAAAATTGCCCTTAATAAATGTAGAGACTATTGGAGAAAAGAGAAAACATCTAAGAAATTTTGGGAAGAATCTGTCTATACATACGCAAGAGATACTTCTGTTGCTTTGGAACCAGAGGAAACGCTCTTAAGTAAATGTGAGAAAGAAGAAATGATTGATACATTAGAAGAGTTACCAAACATGTATAAAGAGCCTTTACTACTTTTCTATTATCATAATCAAACATTAGTAGAAATTAGTAATCATACAAAAACCCCATTATCCACAGTAAAAACAAGAATGAAACGGGCGAAGGATCAATTGAAGCCAAAGGTCATGAATAAAAAAATTGCTTATTTATAA
- a CDS encoding magnesium transporter CorA family protein: protein MKKYRLENWDWYQLLEEADIQEVSLEKGPVINTWFREIKDNRNNYLHIDTSIEEQETLSGSLIYHREINEKEDYEIFHFYLSNDTLITFDYKDNSLHIDRNNLFKEIKRAQNPIEGFMVILGKIMTEILYHIDSYEQQLDELIWDVKQKNSIKTLDKVYQSRHELLIWKNVMIPFLEIRYSLEEAFGNEITKGKEYARISKRIERGLTLVEEYQKELNNLVDFEEVVSQHRGNEIMKTLTVFTTLCTPIMAWGALWGMNFKIMPELEWKFGYVISLAIIIVSTIIVFFYLKSRGWMGDLLKARKKNSFFR from the coding sequence GTGAAAAAATACCGTTTAGAGAACTGGGATTGGTATCAGTTATTGGAAGAAGCGGATATACAAGAAGTTTCCCTTGAAAAGGGACCAGTAATTAATACATGGTTTCGGGAAATAAAAGATAATCGAAATAATTATCTTCATATAGATACGTCCATAGAAGAACAGGAAACCTTGAGTGGATCCCTTATATACCACAGGGAGATTAATGAAAAAGAAGATTATGAAATTTTTCATTTCTATTTATCTAATGATACGTTAATCACCTTTGACTATAAAGATAATAGCTTACATATAGATAGAAATAATTTATTTAAAGAAATAAAGCGAGCTCAAAATCCAATTGAAGGGTTTATGGTTATTTTAGGAAAGATAATGACAGAAATTTTGTATCATATTGATTCATATGAACAACAGTTAGATGAATTGATTTGGGATGTAAAACAAAAGAACAGCATAAAAACATTAGATAAAGTATACCAATCAAGACATGAATTACTTATTTGGAAGAATGTCATGATTCCTTTTCTTGAGATCAGATACTCGTTAGAGGAAGCGTTTGGAAATGAGATTACAAAAGGAAAAGAATACGCGCGTATTAGTAAGAGAATTGAAAGAGGATTAACCTTGGTGGAAGAATACCAAAAAGAATTAAATAATTTAGTCGATTTTGAAGAGGTTGTGTCACAACATAGAGGGAATGAAATTATGAAAACTCTTACAGTTTTTACTACGTTGTGCACACCGATTATGGCTTGGGGAGCATTATGGGGGATGAACTTTAAAATAATGCCAGAGCTAGAATGGAAATTTGGATACGTTATTTCTTTAGCAATTATTATTGTGTCAACTATCATTGTATTTTTCTATCTTAAATCAAGAGGATGGATGGGAGATTTACTAAAGGCACGTAAGAAAAATTCATTTTTTCGCTAA
- a CDS encoding acyl-CoA thioesterase produces MEESKFCSESLVVKTSIVFPTDTNTYGTLFGGKLMAYIDDTAAIAAMRHARRGIVTASTDSVDFLYPIHEGNAVCLEAFVTYTGTSSMEVFVKVNAEDLITGERHLCALSFLTMVAIDEHGKPTKVPKVIPQTEEEKSLYESAKERAEARKKRKKETEELAKKYRSLG; encoded by the coding sequence ATGGAAGAGTCAAAATTTTGTAGTGAGTCATTGGTCGTAAAAACAAGTATTGTTTTTCCAACAGATACTAATACGTATGGGACGTTATTTGGCGGAAAATTAATGGCCTATATTGACGATACAGCTGCTATTGCAGCGATGCGTCATGCAAGAAGAGGGATCGTAACTGCTTCGACTGATTCTGTCGATTTTTTGTATCCGATTCATGAAGGTAATGCTGTTTGTTTAGAAGCTTTTGTCACCTATACAGGAACTTCTTCTATGGAGGTTTTTGTAAAAGTAAATGCAGAAGACTTAATTACTGGCGAACGTCATTTATGTGCACTTAGTTTTCTAACAATGGTTGCCATTGATGAACATGGAAAACCAACTAAAGTTCCGAAGGTTATTCCACAGACAGAAGAAGAAAAGAGTCTGTATGAATCTGCGAAAGAACGTGCAGAAGCGCGAAAGAAACGGAAGAAGGAAACAGAAGAACTTGCTAAGAAATATAGAAGTTTAGGATAA
- a CDS encoding Bax inhibitor-1/YccA family protein, whose amino-acid sequence MYAYSPSNEYMPSVLRTFALSLGIAFIGTMIGNFVPTYLFLPLSILEVILLLIAIFARKGKSLSYGFLFTFTFISGITTFPIVSYYVSAVGGNVVINALGTTTIVFAGVAIYATKTKRNFSFLRGMLLASLIALITIGIFNIFWPLGSNGMLAYSFIGVLVFSGYVLYDFNRMKHYGVTADQVPLMALNLYLDFLNLFISILRIFGILSEKD is encoded by the coding sequence ATGTATGCATATAGCCCAAGTAATGAATATATGCCCTCAGTGTTAAGAACTTTTGCTCTTTCGCTTGGAATAGCCTTTATCGGCACCATGATCGGTAATTTCGTCCCTACCTATTTATTCTTACCGTTATCTATTTTAGAAGTCATTCTTTTGTTAATTGCTATTTTTGCAAGAAAAGGAAAATCATTATCGTATGGATTCTTATTCACCTTTACGTTTATTTCAGGTATTACCACATTTCCAATCGTATCTTATTATGTATCAGCAGTCGGAGGAAATGTTGTTATCAATGCCTTAGGTACTACAACGATTGTGTTTGCTGGAGTAGCTATCTATGCGACAAAAACAAAGCGTAACTTCTCTTTCTTAAGAGGCATGTTGCTTGCTTCCTTAATAGCCCTAATTACTATTGGGATTTTTAATATCTTCTGGCCCCTCGGATCAAACGGAATGCTGGCATACTCCTTTATTGGTGTTCTTGTATTTAGCGGCTATGTTCTTTACGATTTCAATCGAATGAAGCATTATGGCGTAACAGCAGATCAAGTTCCTTTAATGGCTTTAAATTTATATCTTGATTTCCTAAACTTATTTATTAGTATCTTACGTATATTCGGCATTCTATCTGAAAAAGATTAA
- the mscL gene encoding large conductance mechanosensitive channel protein MscL: MWKEFRAFAIKGNVMDLAIGVVIGTAFSKIVSSLVEDLIMPLFAYFVVGVDFSSWSYAKIEYGNFLQTIVDFFIISFSIFLVIRFLNKFKKKEEVKEETVTVDTKEELLKEIRDLLKAEAVREKE; this comes from the coding sequence ATGTGGAAAGAATTTAGAGCATTTGCAATAAAAGGAAACGTAATGGATTTAGCAATTGGGGTGGTTATCGGCACCGCATTCAGCAAAATCGTTAGCTCACTAGTTGAGGATTTAATTATGCCTCTCTTTGCCTATTTTGTTGTCGGAGTAGATTTCTCCTCATGGTCTTATGCAAAGATTGAATATGGGAATTTCCTACAAACTATCGTTGACTTTTTTATCATTTCTTTCTCTATCTTTTTAGTAATCCGCTTTCTAAATAAATTTAAAAAGAAAGAAGAAGTCAAAGAAGAGACTGTAACAGTAGATACAAAAGAAGAATTATTAAAGGAAATCCGTGATTTATTAAAAGCAGAAGCTGTCCGCGAAAAAGAATAA
- a CDS encoding acylphosphatase, translating into MKQFHLIFKGKVQGVGFRYFVQTLALENNVTGWVRNKADGTVECIAVASTESLHTFLEKIKKGTRFAKVQHIEITESEPKELFSNFKVMY; encoded by the coding sequence ATGAAACAATTTCATCTTATTTTTAAGGGAAAGGTTCAAGGTGTTGGCTTTCGATACTTCGTCCAAACATTAGCTTTAGAAAATAATGTGACCGGCTGGGTCCGAAATAAAGCAGATGGAACAGTGGAATGTATTGCCGTTGCTTCTACTGAATCTCTACATACTTTTTTAGAAAAAATAAAAAAAGGAACTCGCTTCGCAAAAGTTCAACATATAGAAATAACCGAAAGCGAGCCAAAAGAACTATTTTCGAATTTCAAGGTAATGTACTAA
- a CDS encoding aminopeptidase, giving the protein MSTFQENLQKYAELAVKVGVNIQKGQTLVINTSIESAEFVRLVVKEAYQIGANNVVVNWGDDTVTRTKYELAPDEAFREYPEWRAKETIALAEEGAAFMSVVSSSPDLLKGIASERISNFQKASGTALSQFRKYVQSDKVSWTVIAVPSTAWANLVFPDAPEESKVELLWDAIFKAIRVDQEDPIQAWKEHDKTLHTKVDYLNGKAYKKLHYTAPGTDLTIELPEGHLWCGAGSINEKGFEFMANMPTEEVFTVPHKTGVNGTVSSTKPLSYGGNIINNFSVTFKDGRIVEVKAEEGEEILRQLVETDEGSHYLGEVALVPHRSPISQSNILYYNTLFDENASNHLAIGSAYAFCIEGGKKMSSEELAEKGLNDSITHVDFMIGSDKMNIDGITADGTVEPVFRNGDWAF; this is encoded by the coding sequence ATGAGTACATTTCAAGAAAATCTGCAAAAATATGCAGAACTTGCAGTAAAAGTCGGTGTTAACATTCAAAAGGGACAAACACTTGTTATCAATACATCCATTGAATCTGCTGAATTTGTTCGTTTAGTAGTGAAAGAAGCATACCAAATTGGGGCAAATAACGTTGTTGTCAACTGGGGAGATGATACAGTGACTCGAACAAAATATGAATTAGCGCCAGATGAAGCATTTAGGGAATATCCTGAATGGAGAGCAAAAGAGACAATTGCACTTGCAGAAGAAGGGGCAGCTTTCATGTCTGTTGTATCCTCAAGCCCTGATCTTTTAAAAGGGATTGCCTCTGAAAGAATTAGCAATTTCCAAAAAGCTTCTGGTACAGCTTTAAGCCAGTTCCGAAAATATGTCCAATCAGATAAAGTAAGCTGGACAGTCATTGCTGTTCCATCAACAGCTTGGGCAAACCTTGTCTTCCCTGATGCTCCTGAAGAAAGCAAAGTTGAATTACTTTGGGATGCTATTTTCAAAGCAATTAGAGTCGATCAAGAAGACCCAATCCAAGCTTGGAAAGAGCATGATAAAACACTTCATACAAAAGTAGATTATTTAAATGGGAAGGCATATAAAAAGCTTCATTACACAGCTCCAGGTACAGATTTAACCATTGAACTACCTGAAGGACATCTGTGGTGCGGGGCAGGCTCTATCAATGAAAAGGGCTTTGAATTCATGGCAAATATGCCTACAGAAGAAGTCTTCACTGTTCCTCACAAAACAGGTGTAAATGGAACTGTTTCAAGCACAAAACCATTAAGCTATGGTGGAAATATTATTAATAATTTCTCTGTTACATTTAAAGATGGACGTATTGTGGAAGTGAAGGCAGAAGAAGGAGAAGAAATTCTTCGTCAATTAGTAGAAACAGATGAAGGTTCCCATTACCTTGGTGAGGTAGCATTAGTACCACATCGTTCTCCTATTTCTCAATCAAATATTCTATACTACAATACTTTATTTGATGAAAATGCATCAAATCACTTAGCAATCGGTAGCGCCTATGCATTCTGTATAGAAGGTGGAAAAAAGATGTCTAGTGAAGAATTAGCCGAAAAAGGATTAAACGACAGTATTACACATGTTGACTTTATGATTGGTTCAGACAAAATGAACATTGACGGTATTACTGCTGATGGTACAGTAGAACCTGTATTCCGTAATGGTGATTGGGCTTTTTAA
- the pgmB gene encoding beta-phosphoglucomutase: MSNSLQAVIFDFDGVIADTVPLYYEATKKMAVEIGAPFTREDNVKYQGVPRKVLIDDLVARTDKVVSDIEKERLGNRKSDYYKNLIAEFTVDNMLPGMYEFLKELREAGIKFGIASSSSNAPYLLERFGIRDWFDCIVDPHSLKKGKPDPEIFLTAADCLGIDYLHCAAIEDGQAGLSGILQTPMFSVGIGEGKVFEKADWQVSSTLELKAKTLLEKFNNR; encoded by the coding sequence ATGTCTAATAGCTTACAAGCAGTTATCTTTGATTTCGATGGTGTTATTGCAGATACTGTTCCTTTATATTACGAAGCAACGAAAAAAATGGCCGTAGAAATTGGTGCCCCCTTTACAAGAGAGGACAATGTAAAATATCAGGGCGTTCCGCGAAAGGTTCTGATTGACGATTTAGTCGCACGAACAGATAAAGTGGTTTCTGATATAGAAAAAGAGAGGCTTGGAAATCGGAAAAGTGATTACTATAAGAACTTAATTGCCGAATTTACGGTAGACAATATGTTGCCAGGAATGTATGAATTTTTGAAAGAATTGCGGGAGGCTGGTATCAAATTTGGTATTGCCTCATCTAGTTCAAACGCGCCTTATCTTTTGGAGCGTTTTGGAATAAGAGACTGGTTTGACTGTATTGTAGATCCTCATTCTTTAAAAAAGGGAAAACCAGATCCAGAAATATTTTTAACAGCAGCCGACTGCTTAGGCATTGATTATCTCCATTGTGCAGCTATAGAAGATGGACAAGCCGGGTTGAGTGGAATTTTACAAACACCTATGTTTTCTGTTGGCATAGGGGAAGGGAAAGTTTTTGAAAAAGCAGATTGGCAAGTTTCTTCTACATTAGAATTAAAAGCTAAAACTTTATTAGAGAAATTTAATAATAGATGA